The segment TTTTGTAACTGCGAGTAAATCTTCCATTGTAAGCAGCGAGTGTAATAGCAATTCTGCTTCGAATAAGTTTTCTTTATCTGACTGATTTCTGTCGATTACACATAACGCATTTTTTTCCTTTGCTCCAATATTTTTCAAAACTTCTGCACTTAGTAGGATTTGTCCACTAGTAGTTACAACATCCTCGATAATACAAATATTTTTATTTCGAATATCAATACCTTCAGCCAGTTTGCATGTACCATAGGATATTGCTTCTTTTCTAACAAATACAACTGAAATTCCTGTTTTTAATGATAATGCTGATCGATTTAATCATTCGCAATTTGCAATACAGTTTTCGTTAACAAGGCAAAGCGTTCTACAATATGTGCCCTTAATATATGCTCGGTTTCAGCATGAATGCCATTGCCGACAAGGCCTAGTCCGTCTAGTGTCGGTACATATAGTGCTGTGAAATTGCCGTCACTCGCACCCCCGACTGCCGACTCCCCCACGTTAAATCCTAACTGTTTCGCTTCCTCTTGCGCTACTTCAAATAGTTCTTCACTTTCTGCATCCTGCTCCATTGGTGGTCGATTAATGCCACCTTCTACATCAATTTTTACACGTGCATCATGCGGTTGTATCGTTTCAAAATAGTCGTCGATGCGCAGTTGCTCCTGTTTCGTCACAGAGCGCACGTCCACGCCTAAATGTGCCTCATCAGGTATCACATTTAACTTGCCCCCACCCTGCATCATGCCAACATTGAGCGTCGTTCCTCTATCATAATCATTTAAATGCTCAATATCTAAAATTTGCCGCGCCGCCTCGGTAATCGCACTGACCCCATCAAGCGGATTGTTTCCTGCATGGGAAGCAACTCCTTTTAAATTGAGCAAATAATGTGACGTCCCTTTTCGTGCAACTTTTAAGTTTCCAGATACCGTCACAGCAGGCTCCAGCACAAATGCCGCCACCGATTTTTTCGCTTCTGACTCTATCAATGGTCTGGACGACGGGCTCCCAATTTCTTCATCGCTATTCATAAAAAACACAACCCGTTTTTTCAAAGGTAACTTCATTTCTTTGACGTATTTAAAAAACCAAATCGCACTCACAATGCTCGATTTCATATCTAAAATTCCTGGACCGAATAGTTTATCTGCTTCTTCGCGGTATTGCAGTACACCTGGATCCCATACTGTATCATAATGACCAATCATTAAAATTTGCGCAGGCCCATCCCCCATTTCAAAACGTAAATGATTACCATTTTGCAGCATTATATATTCCGTTGCCTTCATTAGAAACGCATCGGAAAACATCGTTTGAATCAGTTCCTTACAACGATCCAGAAGCGCTTTATTTTGCGACGGTGAATCAAATTGAACGAGTCGCTTTATATCTTCAATAATTTCCTTTTCATGTAACGTAAAATAGTCGAATGCTTCCATATCTTGACGCCTCCATTTTCCGTTTTCAATTGATTATTATCTTTACCCTGAAATGTGTATAAAAAATACCTAAGCTTTTACACTTAGGCATCCATTGTTTCTTTATTTTACAGGTTTGGTTTCAGAAAGGCCCTTTATTTATCAATTTTGATCCATCCCGCTTCCTTAATCGTCAGTTTTTTTGGCGAAAATTTTGGTGGTTCATAAGAGTAAATAATTTTATGGTCATCTTCTTTTTCAACATAGACATTCAAATAATGTAATTCGTTAATTAATGTGCGAATAGCTGTTGATTCTTCTGTGTTGAATTTATCATTTAATAGCAAAAGCATTTCATTTTTTATATTTAAAACATCTCTTTCCGTTGCTTTTCGAACACGATTTTTTGACATGTTTAACAGTTCATCGATCATTAACACATTTACATCCATTTTCATTTTCTTCCCTTCATGATTGAGCATCACTCATTTTTTACAGTGTAGACAAACACGCGCATGGATTATACTTTCTTTGGAGTGAATAATTGTTTAAGTCAACAGTAAAAATCCACCATGGCAAAAAGCGCTCATAGTGGATTTCAATAAACTATTTAAGATAATTTTCTCTTTTTCGGATAATGTCCACGAAAAAGATAGCGCTCAAACAACCATTCGATTACGAAAAAGAGCATTGCCCCACACGCGCCAATAATAGCAAATCGTAGCGCATTCGAATCATGAAAATAGTATTTTGAAAATGGGATGATGAGAATTGTACCGGTTATAACATAGCAAATGAAACGAATGAGCGTAGACCGAATAAATTTCCCATAAATAAACGAAGAAAGCACGCCTACAATTAAAAACATCGGTGCACTTAAAATGATAAATGTCATCCATAATGTGCTAAACGGGATATCATATTTTTGTGAAACGGCTATGCTTACGACTGTTAGTATGAAACTACATAAAACGATTGATATTAGTGCGATTGAAAATTTACGACTTAGTACTTGCACATAACTCCTCCATCTAATCAGCGATTGTTACTAAGAAAGTTTGAATTTGGTCGATAGCTTCTTGGATTTGGATTGGAAACGCGTCATTATTTGTGAAAAAACTATGCACAACACCTTCCATTGTTACAATTTCCGTTTTCGTCCCTACTGCGCGCAATTCTTCTCCGTACTGTACAGCCTCATCACGCAAAACATCATTTTCTGCCACAATAATAATAGCAGGCGGTAATGATGAAAAATCCTTTAGCTGTAAAGGAGCGACGAGCGGATTTTTTGCATCTATTTGTGCGTTAATATAGTAATTACCAAACCATTGCATCACATCTTTATCGAGCCCAAAACCTTTCTCAAATAGTGTATAGGAGTTGCTACTATAGCTCAAGTCCGTTACAGGATAAAGTAAAATTTGTGCGGTAATCGGCAAATTTCCCTGCTCCTTTGCAAGCTGACAAACCGCGATGGCGAGATTGCCACCCGCACTATCCCCTGCAACTGAAATTTGGCTGCCGATTCCGTTGAATTGTTCTGCATGTGCGAGTGTCCAAAGTGCACTATCCCATGCGTCGTTTACGGGCACTGGAAATTTATGCTCTGGCGCTAACCGATACGCAACAGATACGACAATTTGGTTTGTTACGTGCGCTAAATGTGAGCAGCTTTCATGGCATGTATTTAAATCATTCAAAACCCAACCGCCACCATGAAAATAAACAATTACCGGAAATGGTCCGTCCCCAAAAGGCGTATAAATTCGTATAGCAATTTGTTGTCCATCACGAACGGTAATAAAGCGCTCTTCTACTTTTGCTAACGGAGCTAATTGGAAATCACTTTTCGGCATAGCTGCTCGCATTCTTCTTGCCTTAGCGTAATCCATTGATGCCAATGAAGGTAATTTATTTTTATTCGCTAAATAACGTTTTGTATTTTCCAATAAATTCGCCATTGCTTCTCACGTTCCTTTTCGTTTAGTTCATTACGTTTTAGTTGTGAATACCCAATCCTTTCAATCCCTATAAACTTACTATGTTATAACTATAAAGAACTCCACCTTAAATTGCAAATACCTTTTATACAAAAAAAGCCTAACAATTCGGAGGTGCTCCAATCTGTTAGGCTTTGAACATTACATTCTTTTCAGTTTTTCATACTCCAGTTGTAACTGCTCAATACGTTTTCGTCCTTCATCACGATTGCGTACTGTTTCGGCTTGAATCTGCTTCGTTTCTTCAATTCCCGCCATAATTGATCGCCAAGTTGTTTCAATTGTTTCAACCTTAATGCTTGGACTACCTGCTTGACGTGCAATGTTCACCGAATTTTGACGTACATTTTCTGCATTGCGCACGAGCATTTCATTTGTACGTTTATCAAGCTCCGCCATCGATTCCGAAACTAATTTTTGACGTTGCATCGTTACCGCATGAATTAACCCTTGCTTAAAAATAGGAATCGTCGTCACAAACGCAGAGTTAATCTTTCCAATAAGGTGATTATTCCCTTGCTGCATCAAGCGGATTTGAGGCGCCGATTGGAATGAAACTTGCTGTGCCATTTCTAAATCATAAGCACGTTGCTCAAGTAATTCAATGCCGCGCGTTACCGTTTCAAGCTCCATAATGGCTTCATGATCTCCCGCATCTGCTTGTGCAGAAAGAGCCGGTAATTTGTCACGTAACTCGATAACTTTTAAATCAATCGCCGCCACATGCTCACTTAATGTATGGAAATAATTTAAGTTTTCATCATACATTTGCTCCAACTGAACCGTATTGCGTTTCATTTCGATTTCATATTTTTGGATTTCCGTGTAAACTACGTCGACTTCCTTATTCATCGTATCGTATTTTGACAAGATGCTGTCAAGCTTCTCTTTACTTTTTGAGAACAATTTCTTCAAAAAGCCTTTTTTCTCTTCTTCCTGGAAATCAACTGGGTCAAAACGATCCATAATTTTATTTAAATTATTCAATAGTGTCGTTGATTTTTCTAAATTGCTTTGCTTAATCGTTGCCAACATACGGTCTGAAAATGTCGAAATACCCGTAGCTGTTTCCTTACCAAATTCTAATACAGCAATTTGATTTTTTACGTCGATTTTTTGTGCCAATGTTTGAACGGATGGTTGTTGTTTCAATGCCTCTTGTCGTTGGCGAATTTGCGATAGCTCTTGCTCATTCACTAAAACTTGTGGTGCAGGTGCAGGTGCAGGCGTTGTCACCTCGTGAATCGGCTGCTCTTGCTGCTGCGTACGTTTATCTAAGTCATCAAATAATGGATTCTCTGTCATCTATATCCCCCGTTTTTATAGTCTATTATTACATACGAATTAACACATAAAAGGTTTCACATTCCTTAAATTATATACCATTTACACTAAAAATACATGATTGCATTGTGTAGGACATTCGAACATTAATAATAAATTGAAATGTTACAATATTAATAGTATTATAATACTATTAAATCCAATATTTTCTCTTAAATTTATTTTACATCATTTTAAATTGTCAGTTAATTATGCTAATCCGAAATAATTATTAGAAAAATAGGATTCAGTCATACATACGTATTTCTAGGGAGGCTCAAATTTATGAAATTATCCATTCGATGGCGAATAATTGGACTTGTTGTAGTCATCGTCATTGCGGGACTTGGTTCATTAGCTACAATTAGTTCAACAATCATTAAAAATAAAACGGTTGATTCCGTTACCGAACAAAGTGGTACCCTTGTCACACAAGTATCCTCTACAATCACAACCTTTTTAAGCACATATGAGCAAGTACTCTATAATATGTCCATTTCAGAAGAGGTCAAAAAGTTTGCGCAAGCCGAGGACCATACTTATAACGGCGAGGCAGATTCGCTCTACCGGAAACAACTCGAAAATTTTACGACAAGCTTTCCTGCAACCTCAGCTATTTATTTTGCGAACCAAGACCTGATTACGATTCATCCACATTTTGATGACATCAAAAATATTCGCTCCCTGACACGTACATGGTATCAAAACAGTATCCACAACGCAGATAAGGTGCAATGGTCTTCCCCTTATATTGATAAAGCGACAGGAGAATATACACTTACCGCTTCTGTTGCGGTGAAAGTTGACAGGAAAATTGTTGGGGTTCTCGGTGTCGACATTTTAATATCCCAATTAACTGCGATGGTTGAAGATATTGAGTTAGGCTATGAAGGCTACCCAATTATCATTGATTCAAGGGGAATTGCAATTGTTCACCCGACCAATGTAGGCGAAAATCTTAAGGAACAAGAGACCATAGCCAGCATACTCGCATCGTCAGCAATGAATGATGCCGTAAAAGCAAAAATAGACGGGGAAAATCATACAATTATCTATGCAAAAGTCCCTGATATTAATTGGACGATTGCTGCAGTTTATAAAGAATCGAACCTTAATGCAACTGCTACAGACATTCAGAAAGTTATTTTCTTCGTCACTATTTTTATTTTAATCATAACTTTTATCGTACTTTACTTCTTTATTTCGCGAATGATCAAGCCTCTTTACACGCTTGGAACATTGATGGGACGCGTATCAAATGGGGATTTGACGGTACAAATTCAAGTCAAAACACAGGATGAGATTGGCCGACTTGCACATCATTTTAATCAAATGATTACGAATATGAAAGAAATTGTTGGCGTCGTCCAGCATTCTTCTTCCAATGTTGAAAGTCGTTCCCATCATTTAAGTGCGATGGCGGAAGAAACGAGTGCATCTAGCATTGAAGTTTCACAAGCTATTGGAGAAATTGCAGCAAGTGCTACGGAGTCATCTGAACACGCGGATGCAGTTACGCTACAAGCGACGCAATTAGGTTCCGAAATTGATAAAATGCATGAGCAAACAATAGCCGTTCAACAAACAACGACTGAAATGGGGCAATTAAATACATTGGGCCAACAGAAAATGCGCGACTTGTTAAAAAGCTTCGAGCATTCCAAACATGATTTGTATGCAATGTCGAATGTCGTAGCAGCACTTGAAACGAAAATTACGTCAATTGAGTCTGTCATTGACAGTATTTCTTCCATTTCTGCCCAAACGAATTTACTTGCCTTAAACGCCTCCATTGAAGCAGCACGGGCTGGCGTTCACGGAAAAGGCTTTGCTGTTGTTGCCACGGAAGTACGAAAACTAGCCGAGCAATCCGCTGCCGCTACCGAGCAAGTGAGAGCAACCATCTCTGCATTAGAAGTCGAATCGCATTCCGTTACAACACAAATGTATGAAATGGAACAAACCTTTGACAATCAAGGCATTGTAGTGGAAGAAACAACACAAACATTTAACCAATTGTCGAACAACATGACAACAATCGAACACTCTTTTGAATTACTCGCAGCAGAAATTCAAGAAATGATTCTTTACAAGGATAATGTTCTTTCCACAATCGGGGAAATGTCGACAAATGCGCAAACCGTTGCCGCTACTTGTGAAGAAGTGAGCGCTTCCTCCGATGAACAGCTCCGTGCCATTCAATCGGTTGCCGAAGCCTCTGAGCAACTAAACAGTTTAAGCAATGATTTAGCCGTTGCCATTAGCCGTTTTAAAATATAGCCGATTATAAATAAAATACGCGTTCGATTGAAGGGGCTGCCCTATTCAATTGAACGCGTTTTTTTATTAGTTGTTGAATTCCTTACGAAAAAAGAATGTCCTTTTTATGCGCGAAAGGACATCTTTTCAAGTCTACTATTGGGGGAGAGACCTACTACCCACATTTATTAACATGAGCATATTTATATAATACCCGGAAATAAGAAATTGAAACTTCTATTTTAAAAGAAATTATTTTGGGGAGAATTTTTGTTACGTGGGCTCCCCTCTTATTAGCCTGTATTTTGCTTTAAATTCATTTTTAAAATTTGCTTTCATTAATAATGCAATCTGTTGCTCACCTGTATTTGGATTTTGTTCTAGTGGATTAATGATTAACTCTCTTTTGCGTGAGATTCCAATCCACTAATCTAATACAAGGTGAGACACATTTGGCTATGTCTATCTTACGCAGCATTAACATTTCAATCCACTCACCTAATACAAGGTGTGACGAGCAGTTTTAGCAACTAAAACACTGTCCACTGATTTCAATCCACTCACCTAATACAAGGTGAGACCAGCCCACAAAAAAACTAACAAGGGTGGTATTCATTTCAATCCACTCACCTAATACAAGGTGAGACTGTGAAATTAGGTGTATAAACATCATATTTCACTTAAAACTAACAAAAATATCACCTTTACAACACTTAAGTCCTGAATAACAATAAAAAAACAGGTAACAATCTATAGAATAATTGGTGCGAGTGTTCCAGGGTTTTCATGTTTGCTTATGATTCGCACCATATAAAAAATCACAATGTAGATTTGCTTGGCACAAATTATTTATATCATTTCGCCCTATCCACATTTTTTGACTCATTCAATTGGAGTTGTTACTAAAAGTGAGCTACAAACTATGTGTGTCCCAAAAAATTTAAGCATAAGTATTGCTTCGTGTTTCGATAGATCACTTTCTGTCGCCCAATAATCCGGAATCTCATACGCCTTCAACTTTTGTTTCAACACCTCAATACACGCCCATTTACTCACCTCAACTACCTACAATATTCGACAGTCTTTGTATTAACCCTTCTCTTATATGGATATTCTTTAGTAATGCTTTCACATAAACTAAAGAACTAGAAGCATCCACACCATTGAAAAAGGAACTGTCCATTTTCAGACAGCTCCTCATACCGCTTTATTTAATCACTTCAAGCCATGCTTTTACTTCTTTAGCAAGGAGGACCCACTCATTCTTTTGAATCCACTCTTTTTTCAGTAAATCACTACCTGCACCTACAGCCATAGCGCCCGCTTCTAAATAACTTTTAGCTGTTTCAATCGAAATTCCACCAGTCGTCATTATTTGTATATGCGCGAGTGGACCTTTCACATCTTTAATAAATTTCGGACCTAACGAAGATGCAGGGAATAATTTGACCGTTTCCGCGCCTGCTGCATAAGCTGTTTGCATTTCTGATGGCGTAAACACTCCCGGTATAACAGGAATATTAGCGCTCAGTGCATATTTTACAACCTCTAAATTTAATGACGGTGAAACAATGAACTGAGCTCCTGCTTGAATGGCTTCTTCGCATTGCGAAACCGTTAATACCGTACCAGCACCGACTAACACTTGGTGACCAAACTGCTCTTTAGCCTGTTGAATCATTTCAATCGCTTTGACTGTATCCAACGTAATTTCAATCGCTCGAATGCCCCCATCAATCAGGGCACGGATCACTTCTTCACTTTTTTCATAAGGAACTTTACGTAAAACCGGAATCAAATTGATATCATTTAAAATTGTATACATCACTGTGTGCCCCTTATCTTTCTATGTTTTCTCTTGTACCTAAAAATACTTCAAGATCCTCAAAATAAGGTAACCCTTCATTATCCCCCTGCACTTGAATTACCATTGCGCCAACAGCATTTGCTAGATGAATTACCTTTTCCAGCGCCCAACCTTGTAAAATTCCATATAAAAATGCTGCGTCAAATCCATCACCTGCACCTACTGTATCTACAACATTATTCACTTCAAATCCAGGTATCGTAATCCAACTATTATTTTGATAAAAGGAAGCACCTTTAGCTCCCTCTTTCACAATGACATGTTCAAATGAATACGCTGAAATTTTTTCAAATAGTATATCATCATCCGTTGTATTAAAAATAAGCTCTAACTCATCTCTTCCAGTTAAGAGATAATCAACATATGGCAAATACGTTAAAATCGTTTCTCTTGCCAGTTCCTTCGACCAAAGCTTTAACCGAATATTTGGATCCAATGAAACTTTTACCCCGTTTGCTTTTGCGAGTTTAATCGCTTCCAAAATGACTTGTCGATTTTGTTCGGTAATTGCAGGAAACACACCTGTTACATGAAGTATTTTCGCCGATTTAATATACGCTATAGGTAAATTTTCCGGCGTCAGTGTTTCAGTAGGAGAGTTTTTTCGATAATAAAATGTTTTTGCGTCTCCAGATTCGCGAATTTCTTTAAAGTTTAAAGATGTCGCATATCCTTCTACTAATTTCACTTCCGAAATATCGATGCCTTCTCCTCGAACGGTATTCAAAATATGACGTCCAAATTCATCTTTTCCTAAACGGCTAATCCAGCCTGTTTGTAATCCTAAACGAGCACAGCCAATAATCACATTTAGTTCTGCACCACCAATTTTACGTTCAAATTGATTGACAAAACGTAAAGGCCCTTTTGCACCCGGGTCAAACGTAATCATGCCGTCCCCAATTGTTATAATATCCATTCCTGCACCCTCTCGCTGTCCTAAAATTAACGACCCATCCAGCCTCCATCAACAACTAAAACATGCCCCGTCACATAATCTGATGCTTTTGACGCTAAAAAGACCGCTGCTCCTGCAATATCTTCGCTTTGCCCCCAACGCCCTGCAGGAATACGCTCTAAAATCGCTGTACTACGCGTTTCATCATTTCGCAGTGCTTCTGTATTATTTGTTGAAATATAACCCGGTGCAATTGCATTCACTTGAATATTCTTCGCAGCCCACTCATTCGCCAATGCCTTCGTAAGCCCCGCTACCGCATGTTTACTTGCAGTATAACTCGGGACATTTATCCCACCTTGGAATGATAATAAGGAAGCGATATTTACAATTTTGCCGCTTCCATTTTGGATCATTTGATTTCCAACTTCTTGACATAGCGTAAATACAGCATTTACGTTCACATTCATGACACGGTTCCATTCGTCTTCTGGGTGTTGTGCAGCTGGCTCACGATAAATAATGCCTGCGTTATTGACTAAAATATTTATTTCATGCTTTTTTAATAGTGGCTGTATTTTTCCGCGTAAATTTTCAACATCACTTAAATCAATTAAATATGTATCAAATTTACCGCCTACTTTTGTAATTTCTTCTTGCGTTTCTTGCATATTATTTTGGTGACCTACTAAGATCACATGTGCTCCTGAAGCTGCCATACCAACCGCAATGGCTTGCCCGATCCCTGTACGAGCACCTGTTACTAACGCTGTCTTCCCTTTTAGTGAAAAAAAGTCTAATTGAAAATTCATTTTAATTCCCTCCTTCTATACTGGATAAAATGCTCTAATGCACCTGAACCGAGCAACACACCAAAAATGATGAGTGTTAAACTGATCCAGTGTATGACTGTAATCGGCTCTCCTAATAAAATAGCCGATCCTATTAATGCGAATAATGTATTTAAATTGATGAAAATTGATGACTTTGCCGCACCAACTTGTGGAATCGTATTGTTATAAAGCATGTGACCAAGTGCTGTTGCAATCGCCCCAGATCCAATTAATACCGCCCAAAACTGAAGATTGCTATACGGAAGTTCTTTAAATCCACTTGGTTCAAGTAGTAAGCTCAACACCGCTAAAGTAAATGAGCCAATTAAAAACATATAAGCTGTTAGCAGTCGAGGATCCATCGTTTTTGATGCTTTTGAAATAATAATAAAACTAAATACTTGAGAGAATATAGAGAAAAATACAAATGCATCACCCGCGGATAATAGAGCCGTTTCTCCACCTGTAAAAATGACCGCAACTACAATTCCCAACATCCCAATGATAAAACCAATCCACTGAATAATGGTTGGTAAGTTTTTCAACAGTAATGTTCCTAACACTGCTGTTAAAATCGGACCTGTCCCAATAATTAAACTCGCATTAGCACTCGTTGTTTTGCTAACACCTATCGACATTAATGAATGATGCAAAACAACATTTAATAAGGACCCTATGAGCACATATTTCCATTCCGTTCTCGTTAATCGACGAACAATCCCCAACGAAAATAAAATGATAAATACGACAATAGCTGCAATAAAAATACGGAGCGATGTCATCGTAATTGGTGACGCATTGGAAGTTAAATACTTCACAGCAGGAACATTAATTCCCCATATCAACATGACAAATACTAATATTCCATACGCTTTTATATTTGCCATTTTCATAACCCCTTCGTTCTTAACGACCTAGCCAACCGCCATCCACTGCAATGGTAAAGCCATGAATGTAATTGGATGCATCCGATGCGAGGAAAATGACCGTCCCTTGCATATCTTGCCCAGAGCCCCAACGTCCTGCTGGAATTCGATCCATAATTTGTCGACTTCTCACTTCATCTTTCATTAATGCATCGTTCATTTCTGTCGCCATATACCCAGGTGCGATACAATTGACATTGACACCTTTAGAAGCCCATTCATTTGCTAAAGACTTCGTAAATTGCATGACAGCCCCTTTACTCGCTGCGTAAGCTGGTACAGTTAAACCGCCTTGGAATGATAATAAAGAAGCTAAATTAATAATTTTCCCTTTACCTTTTTCCAACATCGGCTTCCCAAACTTTTGACATAAACTAAAGACTGCATTCGCATTGACATTCATAACAAACTCCCAATCATCTTGGGGGAATTCTACAGAGGGATGTCTCTTTTGAACACCTGCATTGTTTACTAAAATATCAATGTGACCTAATTTTTCATTTATAATCGTTACTAACTGTGCATGATTCGCGATGTCACCAATATCAAAGGCAACTGAAATCGCTTTTACACCAAGTGCTTCTAATTCTGTTACAACTTCTGGGCATTCCGTTCGTGAAATAATCGCGACATTCGCACCCGCACTAGCTAAACCGAGCGCCATTTCTTTTCCTAATCCGCGACTGCCTCCTGTAACAACTGCATTTTTACCTTGTAAACTAAATAATGTTTGCATAAAAATCCTCCTAAAATGCGAATAAAACTTTTATTGCATCTGTTGGTGTTGTGAGTAGTTCAAAGCCTTCTTTTGCTTGTTCAGCCGGAAGTACATGCGTAATAATTTCTTCAAATTGCTTATGTTTTACTAATAAATCAAGTGCTAGTTCAATATCGCGATTTGTATAAACACGAACAAATTGCATTGATAGTTCTTTAAACATGCCTTGTAGTAAATTCAATTCTGCTGGTTTTTTATAGCCGGCCACAATAACAACTGTCCCCTGCACTTTCACAATTTCCGTTACTTGAGCTAGCACAGCTGGATGACCTGCACAATCAAACACATAGTCGATTCCTGCGCCATTTGTTAATGTTTTTAACTGTTCTACGATTGAATCTGTTGCTGGATTAAATGTAGTAAACCCTAATTCATTTGCCTTTTTTAGCCTCAAGTCATTATTTTCAATGACGATCACTTCTGATGCACCATATGCACGTAAAGTGAGTGCCACACATAAACCAATTGTTCCAGCTCCGTAAACAACAGCGCGATCCCCTGGTAAAAATCTTGCTTTTCGAACAGCATGAACGGCAACCGCAACTGGTTCTGCAAGTGAACCTACTTTTAATGAAAGCTCGTCTGGTAATGGAATAATCTTATCTGCTTGAACAGCCACATAATTAGCCATTCCTCCATCCACATCAATCCCGACTAATTTCAAATCATCACATACATGTGTTTGCCCCGTTTGACAAGGGATACATGTACCGCAACTAATTAATGGATTGACTGTCACCTTTGTACCAATCGGATAAACTGGATGAGCACTTTCAATTGTTGCTGAAAATTCATGCCCAATAATTAATCGTGCTTGTGCACGCGGGTGTGTTCCCGCAAAAATATTTAAATCCGTTCCGCAAATACCTGCATATGCATTTTTCAATAATACATAACCTTCCGCAACGGCTGGTTTTTCAGTTTCTCCACACTCAACAATTTGAGGTGCTGTATAAAAAATCGCTTTCATGAACATAACCTCCTATTTATCAATTATGCCTTGGCTAACTTTTGTCCAGATTTTTTCGAACACGCTCGAAAATCTCCTCTAAAAATCCGTGACATCCGCCGGGGCTTTGGGCCAACACGAGGTTGGTCACTCAGGCGTTGCCGCAGGACGCGGCGTTTTTAGCCAGAGTTCCCCTATTCAGTGGGGTTTCAAACCCACTGAAATAACTTAAATGAGGTACATTTCATAAATGGAGAAATGTACCGTTCATTAACTTACTTAATAAAGCCTAATAACTTTGGC is part of the Solibacillus sp. FSL K6-1523 genome and harbors:
- a CDS encoding sugar kinase, with the protein product MDIITIGDGMITFDPGAKGPLRFVNQFERKIGGAELNVIIGCARLGLQTGWISRLGKDEFGRHILNTVRGEGIDISEVKLVEGYATSLNFKEIRESGDAKTFYYRKNSPTETLTPENLPIAYIKSAKILHVTGVFPAITEQNRQVILEAIKLAKANGVKVSLDPNIRLKLWSKELARETILTYLPYVDYLLTGRDELELIFNTTDDDILFEKISAYSFEHVIVKEGAKGASFYQNNSWITIPGFEVNNVVDTVGAGDGFDAAFLYGILQGWALEKVIHLANAVGAMVIQVQGDNEGLPYFEDLEVFLGTRENIER
- the kduD gene encoding 2-dehydro-3-deoxy-D-gluconate 5-dehydrogenase KduD codes for the protein MNFQLDFFSLKGKTALVTGARTGIGQAIAVGMAASGAHVILVGHQNNMQETQEEITKVGGKFDTYLIDLSDVENLRGKIQPLLKKHEINILVNNAGIIYREPAAQHPEDEWNRVMNVNVNAVFTLCQEVGNQMIQNGSGKIVNIASLLSFQGGINVPSYTASKHAVAGLTKALANEWAAKNIQVNAIAPGYISTNNTEALRNDETRSTAILERIPAGRWGQSEDIAGAAVFLASKASDYVTGHVLVVDGGWMGR
- a CDS encoding DMT family transporter, with the translated sequence MANIKAYGILVFVMLIWGINVPAVKYLTSNASPITMTSLRIFIAAIVVFIILFSLGIVRRLTRTEWKYVLIGSLLNVVLHHSLMSIGVSKTTSANASLIIGTGPILTAVLGTLLLKNLPTIIQWIGFIIGMLGIVVAVIFTGGETALLSAGDAFVFFSIFSQVFSFIIISKASKTMDPRLLTAYMFLIGSFTLAVLSLLLEPSGFKELPYSNLQFWAVLIGSGAIATALGHMLYNNTIPQVGAAKSSIFINLNTLFALIGSAILLGEPITVIHWISLTLIIFGVLLGSGALEHFIQYRRRELK
- a CDS encoding SDR family NAD(P)-dependent oxidoreductase, yielding MQTLFSLQGKNAVVTGGSRGLGKEMALGLASAGANVAIISRTECPEVVTELEALGVKAISVAFDIGDIANHAQLVTIINEKLGHIDILVNNAGVQKRHPSVEFPQDDWEFVMNVNANAVFSLCQKFGKPMLEKGKGKIINLASLLSFQGGLTVPAYAASKGAVMQFTKSLANEWASKGVNVNCIAPGYMATEMNDALMKDEVRSRQIMDRIPAGRWGSGQDMQGTVIFLASDASNYIHGFTIAVDGGWLGR
- a CDS encoding zinc-dependent alcohol dehydrogenase — its product is MKAIFYTAPQIVECGETEKPAVAEGYVLLKNAYAGICGTDLNIFAGTHPRAQARLIIGHEFSATIESAHPVYPIGTKVTVNPLISCGTCIPCQTGQTHVCDDLKLVGIDVDGGMANYVAVQADKIIPLPDELSLKVGSLAEPVAVAVHAVRKARFLPGDRAVVYGAGTIGLCVALTLRAYGASEVIVIENNDLRLKKANELGFTTFNPATDSIVEQLKTLTNGAGIDYVFDCAGHPAVLAQVTEIVKVQGTVVIVAGYKKPAELNLLQGMFKELSMQFVRVYTNRDIELALDLLVKHKQFEEIITHVLPAEQAKEGFELLTTPTDAIKVLFAF